From the Paenibacillus sp. MMS20-IR301 genome, the window CCTTATAGTCCCGGAACTGCTCGAGCATGCTTTTTTTGAATACAGCCCATATCCTCATTCCCGCAGACTCCTTCCGGTCAGCTTGATGAACACATCCTCCAGCGTGCTCTGCCTTAATGTGAAGGTCAGCGGATTTCCGTACAGGGAGTTCAATTGGTCCAGAATGCGCGGAACGGCCCCGGCCAGGTGACTGCCGGTAATGGAGATACTCCGGTCCGTGAATTGCACAGCATACCCCGGTGAATTCAATAGTGCAGTCTGCTGTATCTGCTCCGGATAGTAGATATCCAGCGTTTCCTCGGGCGCAATCATCTGCTGAAGCGCAGCCGGCGTGCCGCAGACAAGCACTTGTCCTTTGTCCATTACTGCCACTCTGGAGGACAAGCGCTCCGCCTCATCCATATTATGTGTTGTAAGCAGTACTGTTCCCGTTTCCGAGAGCGTCTTGATGAATTCTCTGACCAGTACCCTGCTCTGCGGATCAAGTCCAGCCTCCGGTTCATCCAGAATGATAAGCTCCGGATGATGAATGACTGACAGAATCATATGCAGCCGTCTCTGCATGCCTCCGGATAAATTCTTCGCCAGTACCTTGCGCTTCTCCGCAAGCCCGACCTGCTCCAGCAGCAGAGCTGCGCGTTGCTTGAGCCGCTTCCGGTCCATCCTGTACATATCTCCGGCAAAATAAAGCTGTTCCTCGCAGGTTAACAGCGGCCACAGCTGCTTCTCCTGATGGCAGACGCCGATTCTGCTGCTCCATGAGCGGCTGCCGCGAACAGGGCTGCCGTTCATTTCAATGCTCCCGTGATCCGGCTCCAGTATGCCGGCGATCAGATTAATCGCTGTTGTCTTGCCTGCGCCGTTCGGGCCGAGCAGGCTGAATATTTCGCCCCGCTTTACGCTAAAGGATAAACGGTCGACCGCTTTGAAGCGGCCGTAGCTTTTCTCCAGCGCCTTAAGTTCCAGTGCTGTTTCACTCACGCTCTCACTCCTGAATGGTTATCGTACAGCCTCATGCAAATTCAACAAATTTGCAATCATTGTTATATTATCCCATTTCAGCGGATGAGTCTGTGATCATATTCCCCCTAATACTACTGCTTATCTTCTGCAGGAATATCCGGCAGCAAAGGTCTTCCTTCCGGGTATGCACTTTGATTCTGCTGATCGCCGATCCATACTTGTCCGTCTTCGCCCGCTTCTTTTTTCCAGATGGGGACGATTTGCTTAATCCGGTCAATTACATATTCATTCGCTTCATATGCAGCTTTGCGGTGCGGGGAGGATACAGCGATGACAACGGCAATATCCGTAATCTCAAGCTTGCCGATCCGGTGCGTAACCGCCACCATCGTATCCGGCCAGCGCTCGCTCACCTCCTGCCCGATCCGCTCCAGCTGGGTTACAGCCATGAACGGATAAGCCTCATACTCAAGATATAAGGTCCGCTTCCCCTGTGTGAACTCCCGCACAGTGCCCAGGAACAGCGTAATCGCTCCGGCTTCTCTCCGCAGCACCTTATCGGATATCTCCTGGGGGATAATCGGCTTGTCTGTAATTTCAAATAATGAACTGCTCATGTGAGATCATCCCTTTCTGCCGGCTGTTGCAGCAGCCAAGCCTTGTATTGTTCCGGTGTATCTATATCTGCAGTGAAATGTCCGTGTATCCCGGCACCGGCCAGCTCATCCTTATCTACCCCAAGCCAGTGCATATAATCCAGTAATCCCGATAGCCGGTAATGCCCGGCTTCCAGCCTTTCCGTAATTCTGGGCAGCATCCGCTCCGGCCGGTAGATGCCATGAAGCATCTGGTGCTTGCCATGAATTACAGGCAGAACAGCATCATAACCGCCCTCCATCAGCCGGGTAAGCATCCACGAAGCTGCCGGGGCCGAGATATCCGGGCTGTCGCAGCCGACCACCCAGGCATATCCTTCTGTGCCAATCTCAGTGAAGGCGGCATGAAACCCGCTTAAAGGCCCATGCCCTGCATAGATGTCCGGAATGTAAGTGATCTCCGGCTGAAGCTCCTCCTGATAAGGGGAAGCATCGTTTGTAACCACAATGATCCTCCGGCAGAGGGTGTGCATTTCCTTGAGCTGCCGGTCAATGAACCGCTCCCCCTCGTAAGTCAAAAGCGCTTTGTTCTGTCCTTGCATCCGGGAGTTCCGCCCGCCTGCCAATATGATGCCTGTCAGCACAAGGTGCACCTCCCGTATCATTCAAGTTATAGCTTTAGTTATAGTTATAGTAACGACAAAGCCAGGGAGAGTATCTCCTGATCGGCAAGTGCCTGATTCTGCAGCTGCAGGACCGGGGCAGTATTCCCGCCGGGAGTTTTTGCTGCTAAACTGTCCAAATCTGCATTCGCCTCCCAGCTTAACCATAGGCGGATA encodes:
- a CDS encoding ABC transporter ATP-binding protein; the protein is MSETALELKALEKSYGRFKAVDRLSFSVKRGEIFSLLGPNGAGKTTAINLIAGILEPDHGSIEMNGSPVRGSRSWSSRIGVCHQEKQLWPLLTCEEQLYFAGDMYRMDRKRLKQRAALLLEQVGLAEKRKVLAKNLSGGMQRRLHMILSVIHHPELIILDEPEAGLDPQSRVLVREFIKTLSETGTVLLTTHNMDEAERLSSRVAVMDKGQVLVCGTPAALQQMIAPEETLDIYYPEQIQQTALLNSPGYAVQFTDRSISITGSHLAGAVPRILDQLNSLYGNPLTFTLRQSTLEDVFIKLTGRSLRE
- a CDS encoding molybdenum cofactor biosynthesis protein MoaE gives rise to the protein MSSSLFEITDKPIIPQEISDKVLRREAGAITLFLGTVREFTQGKRTLYLEYEAYPFMAVTQLERIGQEVSERWPDTMVAVTHRIGKLEITDIAVVIAVSSPHRKAAYEANEYVIDRIKQIVPIWKKEAGEDGQVWIGDQQNQSAYPEGRPLLPDIPAEDKQ
- a CDS encoding molybdenum cofactor guanylyltransferase is translated as MLTGIILAGGRNSRMQGQNKALLTYEGERFIDRQLKEMHTLCRRIIVVTNDASPYQEELQPEITYIPDIYAGHGPLSGFHAAFTEIGTEGYAWVVGCDSPDISAPAASWMLTRLMEGGYDAVLPVIHGKHQMLHGIYRPERMLPRITERLEAGHYRLSGLLDYMHWLGVDKDELAGAGIHGHFTADIDTPEQYKAWLLQQPAERDDLT